A window of Lacibacter sediminis contains these coding sequences:
- the hemE gene encoding uroporphyrinogen decarboxylase, with amino-acid sequence MTQLKNDLLLKALRGETVERPPVWMMRQAGRYLPDYIKLREKYDFFTRCQTPELATEITLQPVDQVGVDAAIIFSDILVIPQAMGVEVLMEEGKGPSLPKTIATQKDIDALITTGAEESLKYVYDALSLTKKELNGRVPLIGFAGAPWTILCYMVEGKGSKTWDKAKQFAYTQPARAHQLLQKITDITIVYLKNQVKAGADTVQVFDSWAGSLSPADFKLYAQPYLFQIAEALKDDAPVILFPKGTWHALKEISESAASGVGIDWCITPQMAREFTQNKITIQGNFDPAKLLAPIPEIRKAVKEMIDAFGTQRYIANLGHGITPNVPVDHARAFVDAVKEYKL; translated from the coding sequence ATGACTCAACTAAAGAACGACTTATTATTAAAAGCACTCAGAGGAGAAACGGTAGAGCGTCCGCCGGTGTGGATGATGCGCCAGGCAGGAAGATATTTACCAGATTATATTAAACTGCGTGAGAAATATGATTTCTTCACCCGTTGTCAAACTCCCGAGCTTGCAACTGAAATTACTTTGCAACCGGTTGATCAGGTTGGTGTAGATGCAGCGATCATCTTCAGTGATATCTTGGTGATTCCTCAAGCAATGGGTGTTGAAGTATTGATGGAAGAAGGCAAAGGACCATCACTGCCCAAAACAATTGCTACGCAAAAAGATATTGATGCATTGATCACAACAGGTGCAGAAGAAAGTTTGAAGTATGTGTATGATGCTTTGAGTTTAACTAAGAAAGAATTGAATGGTCGTGTGCCCTTGATTGGTTTTGCTGGTGCACCATGGACCATCCTTTGTTATATGGTGGAAGGCAAAGGAAGTAAGACATGGGATAAAGCGAAACAGTTTGCATATACACAACCTGCAAGGGCACATCAACTTTTGCAGAAGATCACTGATATTACCATTGTATATTTAAAGAACCAGGTGAAAGCAGGTGCTGATACTGTGCAGGTGTTTGACAGCTGGGCAGGTTCTTTATCACCAGCCGATTTTAAATTATATGCACAGCCTTATTTATTCCAGATCGCTGAAGCGTTGAAAGATGATGCGCCTGTGATCTTATTTCCGAAAGGAACATGGCATGCGTTGAAAGAGATCAGTGAAAGTGCAGCAAGTGGCGTGGGTATCGATTGGTGCATTACACCACAAATGGCAAGAGAGTTTACGCAGAACAAGATCACCATACAGGGTAACTTTGATCCGGCAAAATTGCTGGCACCAATTCCTGAGATCAGGAAAGCTGTGAAAGAAATGATCGATGCATTTGGAACTCAGCGATACATTGCTAATTTGGGTCATGGAATTACACCCAATGTACCGGTTGATCATGCAAGAGCATTTGTTGATGCAGTGAAGGAATATAAATTGTGA